A DNA window from Castanea sativa cultivar Marrone di Chiusa Pesio chromosome 7, ASM4071231v1 contains the following coding sequences:
- the LOC142644513 gene encoding uncharacterized protein LOC142644513 → MRGPVRVWFSRLTPNSISTFKELSAQFSSHFIGKHNYKKSTACLMNIKQREDETLRSYISHFNKEALSINEAGDKILVAAFMNRLWKGKFLFSLYKNNPKTMSDVLYRATKYMNAEDALSAQEEKPKKRERQEEAWQDRGKRQQGLETDGRIGAPNPPLGGSQVSPR, encoded by the coding sequence ATGAGGGGACCCGTGAGGGTTTGGTTCAGCAGGTTGACACCCAACTCCATTAGTACCTTCAAGGAGTTGAGCGCCCAATTTTCCTCACACTTTATCGGGAAACACAATTATAAGAAGTCCACCGCCTGCCTAATGAACATCAAGCAACGAGAGGATGAAACGTTGAGATCTTACATTAGCCACTTTAACAAAGAGGCCCTCTCGATTAATGAAGCTGGcgacaagatactcgtggctGCATTCATGAATAGGTTATGGAAGGGTAAGTTTCTATTTTCCTTATACAAAAAcaacccaaagactatgtcagACGTACTCTATAGGGCAACTAAGTACATGAACGCGGAAGATGCGCTGTCGGCCCAAGAAGAGAAGCCTAAGAAGAGGGAAAGACAAGAGGAAGCATGGCAGGACAGGGGCAAAAGACAACAAGGACTAGAGACCGATGGGAGGATAGGCGCTCCAAACCCCCCATTGGGAGGTTCACAAGTTTCACCTCGTTGA